The following proteins are encoded in a genomic region of Clostridium kluyveri:
- a CDS encoding AraC family transcriptional regulator produces the protein MNINNLFFHLHYCNCRQPGGVLKYSSKINRTLQHYELFLVTGGKGHISVPHKSYQLKEGTLLYLCPNVQYSIDIDSVEPICFFSVHFSYAIVGFDNDKWDITDEVDTLPLDLVQSLKDYYLVNNISRKLVENWMAKLPNYEFTAKTLFQELLFEIFQNIKNNNNNYSASLKVDKVIEYMLHNINNKITLTELSEMVCLSPAYLSRVFKETTGYSVIEFFNKIKVDKAKELIIDGDKKIKEVAKILGFTDEFYFSRSFEKIEGISPLEFYHKNVHGY, from the coding sequence ATGAATATAAACAACTTATTTTTTCATCTTCACTACTGCAATTGTAGGCAGCCAGGTGGAGTATTAAAATATTCAAGTAAAATTAATAGAACATTGCAGCATTATGAACTTTTTTTAGTTACCGGGGGTAAGGGACATATTAGTGTTCCACATAAAAGCTATCAGCTTAAGGAAGGCACTTTGTTATATCTTTGTCCAAATGTTCAATACTCCATAGATATAGATTCTGTGGAGCCTATTTGCTTTTTTTCAGTACATTTCAGTTATGCAATTGTGGGCTTTGATAATGATAAATGGGATATTACAGATGAAGTTGATACTTTGCCATTAGATCTTGTGCAAAGTTTAAAAGACTATTATCTGGTTAATAATATTTCTAGAAAGTTAGTGGAAAATTGGATGGCAAAACTACCGAATTATGAGTTCACAGCGAAAACTTTATTTCAGGAATTATTATTTGAGATCTTTCAAAATATAAAAAATAATAACAATAATTATTCAGCCTCCTTAAAGGTTGATAAAGTAATTGAGTATATGCTCCATAATATAAATAATAAAATTACTTTGACGGAATTATCTGAAATGGTGTGCTTGTCTCCTGCATATTTATCCAGAGTTTTTAAAGAAACTACCGGATATTCTGTGATAGAGTTTTTTAATAAGATAAAAGTTGATAAAGCCAAAGAGCTAATTATAGATGGTGATAAAAAAATAAAAGAAGTAGCTAAAATACTTGGCTTCACTGATGAATTTTACTTTAGCAGGAGTTTTGAAAAAATTGAGGGCATAAGTCCCTTAGAATTTTATCACAAAAATGTCCATGGATATTAA
- a CDS encoding MerR family DNA-binding transcriptional regulator: MYSIGKFAEKLGVTIQTLRNWDKKGN, encoded by the coding sequence ATGTATTCTATAGGAAAATTCGCCGAAAAATTAGGTGTTACAATACAAACATTAAGAAATTGGGATAAAAAAGGAAATTAA
- a CDS encoding MBL fold metallo-hydrolase, whose product MKIKWYGQSCFMITSKNGTKILTDPYKKMLGYKLPEIEANIVSTSHNHGDHNNIKAVKGNFMHINEIGGFSKDGIEIKGVQTFHDKVSGAKRGKNTIYNFKVDGINVCHCGDLGHTLDSNLVKEIGNVDILLLPVGGRATTDAIDAVNVMKQLNPIVVIPMHYRTKALGIFGFLFAKVDKFISASELKVKEHDVLELNQGNINDYSGIVVLKYD is encoded by the coding sequence ATGAAGATTAAATGGTATGGTCAATCATGTTTTATGATAACATCTAAAAATGGAACTAAAATATTAACAGATCCTTATAAAAAAATGTTGGGGTATAAATTGCCTGAAATTGAAGCAAATATAGTATCTACAAGTCATAATCATGGTGATCATAATAATATAAAGGCAGTCAAAGGCAATTTTATGCATATAAATGAGATAGGTGGATTTTCGAAAGATGGGATTGAGATAAAGGGTGTACAGACATTTCATGATAAAGTTTCAGGAGCTAAGAGAGGCAAAAATACCATATATAACTTTAAAGTTGACGGAATAAATGTTTGTCATTGTGGGGATCTTGGACATACTCTGGATTCTAATCTCGTGAAAGAAATAGGCAATGTAGACATACTACTACTTCCTGTTGGTGGGAGGGCTACAACAGATGCTATTGATGCAGTTAATGTAATGAAGCAGTTAAACCCTATAGTGGTTATACCTATGCACTACAGAACGAAAGCATTAGGGATATTTGGATTCTTGTTTGCCAAGGTTGATAAATTTATATCAGCTTCAGAGCTGAAAGTAAAGGAGCATGATGTACTGGAATTAAACCAAGGGAATATTAATGATTATTCTGGGATTGTTGTTCTTAAATATGATTAA